One part of the Halobacteriovorax vibrionivorans genome encodes these proteins:
- a CDS encoding extracellular catalytic domain type 2 short-chain-length polyhydroxyalkanoate depolymerase, translating to MKYISLIILTLLQYGLASNNLNLGKNVTVSGISSGGYFAHQFHIINSGLVNGAAIFAAGPFYCARGNAITAMKTCMEGKLVSGTSLFSYQYINTLQFSGLIDPTFNLKDDKVFLFSGVLDKVVHQEVTNELNSLYELLGVKELKYVKDLQVAHTLPTLDQGGECTKSQTPFIGNCNYNGALESLRTLYPDRRKENNVLGGTLTKVSQRKYFSSFDIGLYRPLLMEDAYMYIPKYCKDHQCELHIAFHGCKQSLDDIGTDYIDKAGFIEASEELGLIVLFPQAKKSLSDFQNPNSCWDWWGYSGIDYSVRTGQQVRIITDMVKDLLNKNMQ from the coding sequence ATGAAATATATCTCACTAATAATACTTACACTTCTCCAATATGGACTTGCCTCTAATAACCTAAATTTAGGTAAGAATGTTACCGTTTCTGGTATCTCTTCAGGTGGCTATTTTGCCCATCAATTTCATATAATCAATAGTGGACTTGTAAATGGCGCAGCTATCTTTGCAGCTGGCCCTTTTTATTGTGCTAGAGGAAATGCAATTACAGCAATGAAAACCTGTATGGAAGGTAAACTTGTTAGTGGCACTTCTTTATTTTCATACCAATATATAAATACTCTCCAGTTTAGTGGGCTCATTGATCCTACCTTTAATCTTAAGGATGACAAGGTTTTCTTATTCTCTGGAGTTCTAGATAAAGTGGTTCATCAAGAAGTGACAAATGAGTTAAATAGTCTCTATGAATTGCTAGGTGTTAAAGAGCTTAAATACGTAAAGGATCTTCAGGTTGCTCACACGCTTCCAACTTTAGACCAAGGTGGAGAATGTACTAAATCGCAGACGCCTTTTATCGGAAATTGTAATTACAATGGTGCGCTAGAATCACTACGTACTCTTTATCCAGATAGACGAAAAGAAAACAATGTCTTAGGCGGTACACTTACTAAAGTTAGTCAGCGAAAATACTTCTCTTCTTTTGACATTGGACTATATAGGCCACTTCTTATGGAAGATGCATATATGTATATCCCAAAGTATTGTAAAGATCATCAATGTGAACTTCATATTGCCTTTCACGGTTGTAAGCAATCGCTAGATGATATTGGAACTGACTATATTGATAAGGCTGGTTTTATAGAAGCCTCTGAAGAGCTTGGACTTATCGTTCTTTTCCCTCAGGCCAAAAAGTCATTATCAGACTTTCAAAATCCTAACTCGTGCTGGGACTGGTGGGGATATTCAGGTATAGATTACTCTGTTCGCACTGGCCAGCAAGTACGTATTATTACTGATATGGTCAAAGACCTGCTCAATAAAAATATGCAATAA
- a CDS encoding S8 family serine peptidase produces MKKCLFPLIVLFNINTLAVECPSPKEVIDGSWKTIYQCNNGSLFSSYEIYMKTGARTGQKTYDELGRETSSDSWSTDGIYTYHSTHNYLENGNFVKSVYVIEDDKITNKIKEKAEYTGDPQDPTLVKDWVITQSSYRQQGIRHYHELEYKPYRIDVLNKQGEVTKYYEVTYNMKAPLANLVSEFKAYTPNGNLVGSYREDGEFSVAKQLKKFNLSKNEYERRLNVFNDKTREPVVIIDTGFDIMHPSLTHKLYNSPYDIVGDGVDNDGNGRVDDSWGWQRQDDAGLSLLRDDNNIRETHSLVHTPYPVSHGTHVAALALKDLDNYGLVGFAGDVAISDHLQMAGEYITDKNVKFVNMSFAIGFPGAPMSAPRDSFHFLEKIFVDNPETLFVVAAGNGRGSLDLDLKGNDNYPASYDYENMIKVGALNTSKLEKDKMDSYKPASFSKYGKTKVQIFAPGQGVVSAQSGGGTIPLNGTSMAAPFVTNIVLKAHQLNPSLSPLELKELLLKTAYIPKSGKLPCESGGIVNPDAFYKAVLKARDL; encoded by the coding sequence CTGGAAAACGATTTATCAATGCAATAATGGATCTCTTTTTTCTTCTTATGAAATATATATGAAAACTGGCGCCCGTACAGGTCAGAAAACCTATGATGAATTGGGTAGAGAGACATCAAGTGATTCATGGAGTACAGATGGAATATATACATATCATTCGACTCATAATTATTTAGAAAATGGAAATTTTGTAAAATCAGTTTATGTAATTGAAGATGATAAAATCACAAATAAAATAAAAGAAAAAGCTGAGTACACTGGTGATCCACAAGATCCTACTTTAGTTAAGGACTGGGTCATTACTCAATCCTCATATCGCCAACAGGGAATAAGACACTATCATGAACTCGAATATAAGCCGTATCGTATCGATGTTTTAAACAAGCAGGGTGAAGTAACAAAGTATTATGAAGTTACTTATAATATGAAAGCGCCCCTTGCTAATCTAGTAAGTGAGTTTAAGGCATATACACCTAATGGCAATCTTGTTGGAAGTTACCGTGAAGATGGAGAGTTTAGTGTTGCAAAACAATTAAAGAAGTTCAATTTATCAAAGAATGAATATGAAAGAAGATTAAACGTATTTAATGATAAGACTCGTGAGCCAGTCGTTATTATTGATACAGGCTTTGATATTATGCACCCTTCATTAACTCATAAATTATATAATTCACCATATGATATTGTTGGGGATGGTGTTGATAATGATGGCAACGGAAGAGTTGACGACTCATGGGGATGGCAAAGGCAAGACGATGCAGGCCTAAGTCTTTTACGTGATGATAATAATATTAGAGAAACACATTCTCTCGTCCATACTCCATATCCTGTATCTCACGGTACACATGTTGCGGCCCTTGCATTAAAAGACCTCGATAATTACGGACTAGTGGGATTTGCTGGTGATGTGGCAATTAGCGATCATTTGCAAATGGCCGGTGAGTATATAACAGATAAGAATGTTAAATTTGTAAATATGAGTTTTGCTATAGGCTTTCCTGGTGCACCAATGTCTGCACCTCGTGATTCATTTCATTTCCTAGAGAAAATCTTTGTCGATAACCCTGAGACGTTATTCGTTGTTGCAGCCGGAAATGGACGAGGAAGTCTTGATTTAGATTTAAAAGGTAATGATAATTATCCAGCAAGTTATGATTATGAAAATATGATTAAGGTTGGAGCGTTAAATACTTCTAAATTAGAAAAAGATAAAATGGACAGCTATAAACCAGCAAGCTTTTCAAAGTATGGTAAAACAAAAGTTCAAATATTTGCTCCTGGCCAAGGTGTTGTATCAGCGCAATCCGGTGGCGGTACAATACCGTTAAATGGAACTTCTATGGCCGCACCTTTTGTGACAAATATTGTTTTAAAGGCCCATCAATTAAACCCAAGCCTTTCACCACTAGAGCTTAAAGAGTTGTTATTAAAAACGGCCTACATACCAAAGAGTGGAAAGCTTCCATGTGAAAGTGGTGGGATTGTTAATCCCGATGCTTTCTATAAGGCCGTCCTTAAGGCGCGCGACCTTTAG